The following are encoded together in the Pararhizobium qamdonense genome:
- a CDS encoding 5-guanidino-2-oxopentanoate decarboxylase — protein MISTGMYLTKLLTSYGVDTVFGIPGVHTVELYRGLAGSEIRHVTPRHEQGAGFMADGYARATGKPGVCFIITGPGMTNIVTAMGQAYGDSIPMLVISTVNAHGRMGSGEGWLHELPNQQALVSGVSAFSCTVNRPEDLAPALARAFAIFDSARPRPVHIELPINVMLAPADHLTVADKPLRLSRPAGDANALSAAAAALDAAKAPVILAGGGAIGAAAQIRALAERLDAPVVMTTNGRGILPPGHTLAVNFSASMPATRALIEAADVVLGIGTELGATDYDMYEDGFFSIPGTFIRVDIDPAQLMRTRAPEIGIVGDSAACADGLAALVSERVHDGALRVAEVETRVHHDIPTAMINDLIILEAIRDTLPGVLIAGDSTQLVYAGNTAYVAASPGSYFNSATGYGTLGYGLPAGIGAKIGQPDRPVVVLAGDGGLQFSLAELASAMEAKAPVILMLHDNGGYGEIKSYMVAKNIPPLGVDLHTPDFIAIGRAYGWHAQRLESFKGLKPALEAAAKRDVPTMLVFGDDFRAEAAAEGA, from the coding sequence ATGATCAGTACCGGTATGTATCTGACGAAACTGCTCACCTCCTATGGCGTCGATACCGTCTTTGGCATTCCGGGCGTGCATACGGTCGAGCTCTATCGCGGGCTGGCGGGCAGCGAAATCCGGCATGTGACGCCGCGCCACGAACAAGGGGCGGGGTTCATGGCGGATGGTTATGCGCGCGCGACCGGCAAGCCGGGCGTCTGCTTCATCATCACCGGGCCGGGCATGACCAATATCGTTACCGCGATGGGGCAGGCTTACGGCGACAGCATACCGATGCTGGTGATCTCGACCGTCAATGCCCACGGCCGGATGGGATCAGGCGAGGGATGGCTGCATGAACTGCCCAACCAGCAGGCGCTGGTCAGCGGCGTCTCGGCCTTCAGCTGCACCGTCAACCGGCCGGAGGATCTTGCGCCGGCTTTGGCGCGCGCCTTTGCGATCTTCGACAGTGCCCGGCCGAGGCCCGTTCATATCGAGCTTCCGATCAATGTCATGCTGGCTCCGGCTGATCATCTGACCGTTGCGGACAAGCCGTTGCGCCTGTCGCGGCCGGCTGGGGATGCAAACGCGTTGAGCGCGGCGGCAGCGGCTCTGGATGCGGCGAAGGCACCGGTGATCTTGGCAGGAGGCGGCGCCATTGGTGCGGCGGCGCAGATCCGGGCGCTGGCCGAAAGGCTCGATGCGCCGGTGGTGATGACGACCAATGGCCGGGGCATTCTGCCGCCGGGACATACGCTGGCGGTCAATTTTTCTGCCAGCATGCCGGCCACCCGTGCGCTGATCGAGGCGGCCGATGTGGTGCTCGGCATCGGCACGGAGCTTGGGGCCACCGATTACGACATGTACGAGGACGGGTTCTTTTCCATTCCCGGAACCTTCATTCGCGTCGATATCGACCCGGCACAACTGATGCGGACGCGCGCGCCCGAAATCGGCATTGTCGGCGATTCAGCGGCTTGCGCGGACGGTTTGGCAGCTCTGGTGTCCGAGCGTGTGCATGACGGTGCCCTGCGCGTGGCTGAAGTCGAAACGCGCGTCCACCACGATATTCCCACCGCCATGATCAACGACCTGATCATTCTGGAGGCGATCCGTGATACGTTGCCCGGCGTGCTGATCGCCGGGGATTCCACCCAGCTGGTCTATGCCGGGAATACCGCATATGTGGCGGCCTCGCCCGGCTCCTATTTCAATTCGGCGACCGGTTACGGCACGCTTGGCTATGGCCTGCCGGCCGGCATCGGCGCCAAGATCGGGCAGCCGGACCGTCCGGTGGTGGTGCTGGCGGGAGATGGCGGCTTGCAGTTTTCGCTCGCCGAGCTTGCCTCGGCGATGGAGGCGAAGGCGCCTGTGATCCTCATGCTGCACGACAATGGCGGTTACGGCGAGATCAAATCCTATATGGTGGCGAAGAACATCCCACCGCTCGGCGTCGATCTGCACACTCCCGATTTCATCGCCATCGGCCGTGCCTATGGCTGGCATGCGCAGCGGCTGGAAAGCTTTAAGGGCTTGAAACCGGCGTTGGAGGCGGCGGCAAAGCGGGATGTGCCGACGATGCTGGTGTTCGGCGACGATTTTCGCGCTGAGGCCGCAGCTGAAGGAGCGTAA